A single genomic interval of Terriglobales bacterium harbors:
- a CDS encoding type II toxin-antitoxin system prevent-host-death family antitoxin, whose amino-acid sequence MPIETTYTSLRERLASVLDDVTDHQEIVIVRRRGAKDVALIPADELESLIETAHLLRSPKNAQRLLTALARATKKQVKPESIEKLRREMGLGEAG is encoded by the coding sequence GTGCCGATTGAAACCACATATACCAGTTTGCGAGAGCGACTCGCGTCCGTGCTCGACGATGTCACCGACCATCAGGAGATCGTTATCGTTCGGCGCCGGGGCGCAAAGGACGTGGCGCTCATCCCGGCAGATGAACTTGAAAGCCTTATCGAGACTGCGCACCTGTTGCGTTCGCCCAAGAACGCCCAACGGCTGCTTACGGCATTAGCACGCGCCACTAAGAAGCAGGTTAAGCCAGAGTCGATTGAGAAACTTCGCCGGGAGATGGGACTTGGCGAAGCAGGTTGA
- the mtnA gene encoding S-methyl-5-thioribose-1-phosphate isomerase: MIKTLEWTDDGVRFIDQTKLPTEEIYVTCKDYEDVATAIRDMIVRGAPAIGVAAAMGIALGVRYAEGDHVAELRRQFDQICETMGETRPTAVNLFWAIKRMQERFEQVSELPVPQIKQAMITEAQRMYVEDIAANEAMGRNGAVLLPSSGGVLTHCNAGALATCGYGTALGVIRAAVEAGKKINVYADETRPFLQGSRLTAWELTKDGIPTTVISDNMAGAMMRQGKIGAVIVGADRIAANGDVANKIGTYTVAVLAKEHGIPFYVAAPWSTIDMETPDGSKIPIEQRSSKEVTHIAGKQMTPDGVRIENPAFDVTPNQYVTAIITERGVAKAPFGESLKKLEVVAIGV; this comes from the coding sequence ATGATCAAGACCCTTGAATGGACGGACGACGGCGTTCGCTTTATCGACCAGACGAAGCTTCCTACGGAAGAGATTTACGTAACCTGCAAGGATTACGAAGACGTAGCCACGGCTATCCGCGACATGATCGTACGGGGAGCCCCGGCGATCGGCGTCGCCGCGGCCATGGGAATCGCGCTTGGCGTGCGCTATGCGGAAGGTGACCACGTCGCCGAGTTGCGCCGCCAGTTTGACCAGATCTGCGAAACGATGGGGGAAACCCGTCCGACCGCGGTGAACCTGTTCTGGGCGATCAAGCGAATGCAGGAACGGTTCGAGCAAGTGAGCGAGTTACCGGTCCCACAGATCAAGCAGGCGATGATCACCGAGGCACAGCGCATGTATGTGGAAGACATCGCCGCAAACGAAGCGATGGGCCGAAACGGGGCCGTACTGCTTCCCTCCTCCGGCGGCGTGCTTACGCATTGCAATGCCGGTGCGCTGGCGACGTGCGGGTACGGAACCGCGCTAGGTGTCATTCGCGCGGCGGTGGAAGCGGGCAAGAAGATCAATGTGTATGCGGATGAGACGCGTCCGTTTTTACAGGGTTCGCGATTGACGGCATGGGAGTTGACCAAGGACGGCATTCCGACAACTGTCATCTCCGACAACATGGCGGGCGCGATGATGCGCCAGGGAAAGATTGGAGCTGTCATCGTTGGCGCCGACCGCATAGCCGCGAACGGTGATGTTGCCAACAAGATCGGGACCTACACGGTTGCCGTGCTCGCGAAAGAACATGGAATTCCCTTCTACGTTGCAGCACCGTGGAGCACCATCGACATGGAAACGCCCGATGGCAGCAAAATCCCGATCGAGCAACGCTCATCGAAGGAAGTGACGCACATCGCCGGCAAGCAGATGACACCGGATGGAGTTCGTATCGAGAATCCGGCGTTCGACGTGACGCCGAATCAGTATGTGACGGCAATTATCACGGAACGTGGCGTGGCAAAGGCGCCATTTGGGGAGTCGCTGAAGAAGCTGGAGGTCGTTGCCATTGGGGTGTAG
- a CDS encoding thioesterase family protein, with product MTKTPYVGEARIRVRYAETDQMRVVYHSNYVIWFEVGRVELLRQIGFTYKEMEAEDHCHIAVVDLKVRYKAPALYDDELIIRTHLKNVRSWMLHFGYEVVRASDGSVLAEGETTHIVVGDDLQRKNLPEKYLVPFRAAVVASL from the coding sequence ATGACGAAGACTCCTTACGTTGGCGAAGCGCGGATACGCGTACGGTATGCCGAGACCGACCAGATGCGCGTGGTGTATCACTCGAATTACGTGATCTGGTTTGAGGTGGGTCGAGTTGAGCTACTGCGGCAAATTGGCTTCACCTACAAGGAAATGGAAGCCGAAGACCACTGCCATATTGCAGTCGTGGACCTGAAGGTCCGTTACAAAGCGCCGGCGCTCTACGACGACGAGCTGATTATTCGCACGCACTTGAAAAACGTCCGCAGCTGGATGCTGCACTTCGGGTACGAGGTGGTGCGCGCCTCTGACGGTTCGGTGCTCGCGGAAGGCGAGACGACGCATATCGTTGTCGGCGACGACCTTCAGCGAAAAAACTTGCCGGAGAAGTACCTTGTGCCGTTCCGCGCGGCGGTGGTGGCGAGCCTGTAA
- a CDS encoding Txe/YoeB family addiction module toxin yields MAKQVDRHAVFHPEFRQDLSYWVKTDRKTALRILELVEAAIKDPFDGVGKPEPLKFVLAGCWSRRITQEHRLVYRISENRIDFLQARYHY; encoded by the coding sequence TTGGCGAAGCAGGTTGATCGTCATGCTGTATTTCATCCCGAGTTCCGCCAGGATTTGAGTTATTGGGTAAAAACGGATCGCAAGACTGCTCTCCGTATACTCGAACTGGTTGAAGCAGCGATCAAAGATCCGTTCGATGGCGTCGGCAAACCTGAACCGCTCAAGTTCGTGTTAGCCGGATGCTGGTCGAGGCGGATCACTCAGGAACATCGTCTGGTATATCGCATATCTGAAAACCGGATCGACTTCCTACAAGCCCGATATCACTATTAA
- a CDS encoding enoyl-CoA hydratase-related protein: MPYNTITLTYDNRVATITLNRPEKRNAISFELVEEVLNALDEVESSEALVLIITGAGKAFSGGIDLENLKALLGRTHEENVRDTQTMARLFRSVYEFPRPTIAAVNGAAIAGGTGLATMCDITIASTEAKFGYTEVRIGFVPAIVSSFLVRQVGEKHARDLLLTGRIFDAHEAYRFGLVNEVVEPERLMPRVQEVAATLLENSPLSLVATKRLISGFGFEELNRQISAAIDENARSRTTGDFREGISSFLEKRKPRWSGQ; encoded by the coding sequence ATGCCGTACAACACCATCACACTCACTTACGACAATCGCGTTGCCACAATCACGCTAAATCGTCCGGAGAAGCGCAATGCCATCAGCTTCGAGCTGGTGGAGGAAGTCCTGAATGCGCTGGACGAGGTAGAGAGCTCTGAAGCGCTGGTGCTCATCATCACCGGTGCCGGCAAAGCGTTTTCCGGCGGAATTGATCTCGAGAACCTGAAGGCGCTGCTCGGGCGGACGCACGAAGAGAACGTGCGCGACACGCAAACGATGGCGCGACTGTTCCGGTCGGTATACGAGTTCCCCAGGCCGACCATAGCTGCGGTCAATGGGGCTGCCATCGCCGGTGGGACTGGGCTGGCGACGATGTGCGATATCACGATTGCTTCGACGGAAGCGAAGTTCGGCTACACGGAAGTGCGCATCGGGTTCGTGCCGGCGATCGTCTCAAGCTTCCTCGTGCGGCAAGTCGGCGAGAAGCACGCACGCGATCTGCTGCTTACCGGGCGCATCTTCGACGCGCACGAAGCGTATCGTTTTGGGCTGGTGAACGAAGTCGTCGAGCCGGAACGGCTGATGCCTCGCGTGCAGGAAGTCGCCGCGACATTGCTGGAGAACAGTCCGCTTTCGCTGGTCGCGACCAAGCGTCTGATTTCCGGATTCGGATTCGAAGAGCTCAATCGGCAGATATCCGCAGCCATCGACGAAAATGCACGCAGCCGCACAACCGGCGACTTCCGGGAAGGAATCTCGTCGTTCCTCGAAAAACGTAAGCCACGGTGGTCGGGTCAATGA
- a CDS encoding Nramp family divalent metal transporter translates to MSRLRNWGIRLLFILSILGPGFITANVDNDAGGIYTYASAGAKFGYSLLWTVLPVMVVLTFAQEIAARMGVVTGKGLGELIREEYGLRIAFLLMSALVLCNLGNVLSEFAGVASSMELFGVSKYVSVPIAAVIVWSAVVFGDYGKLEKIFVFLSFLYIAYIITAVIAQPNWAVAARQTLSVPRLSQLSDSAYLYLSVGIIGATIAPWQQFYLQASVVDKGTRLRDLKYSQIDSVVGSVFSVVVAGFIVIACAATLYLHGFREIHDATDAAQALKPLAGKYAYILFSVGLLNASLFAASILPLSTAYTVSEALGFESGLNKKFREAPIFYGLYTVLIALGAAVILIPDFPLVKVAVLSQVLNGVLLPFVLVFMLLLVNKTDLMGKYRNSRVYNVLAWTLTVILTALTTFMLFRQ, encoded by the coding sequence GTGTCCCGCTTGCGAAATTGGGGAATTCGACTGCTCTTTATCCTGTCCATCCTTGGGCCAGGATTCATCACCGCCAACGTCGATAACGACGCGGGTGGCATCTACACTTACGCCTCCGCTGGCGCAAAGTTCGGCTATTCGCTGCTCTGGACAGTCCTTCCCGTCATGGTCGTCCTGACCTTTGCCCAGGAAATTGCCGCCCGCATGGGTGTGGTCACCGGAAAAGGACTGGGAGAGCTCATCCGTGAAGAATACGGACTCCGCATCGCGTTCCTGCTCATGAGCGCCCTCGTGCTCTGCAATCTCGGCAACGTGCTCTCCGAGTTCGCCGGCGTCGCCAGCAGTATGGAGCTGTTCGGTGTCAGCAAATATGTTTCCGTTCCGATTGCAGCCGTGATCGTTTGGTCCGCAGTCGTGTTCGGCGATTACGGCAAGCTCGAAAAAATTTTCGTCTTTCTCTCGTTCCTTTATATCGCCTACATCATCACGGCGGTCATCGCGCAACCGAACTGGGCCGTAGCCGCTCGCCAGACCTTGAGTGTTCCCCGCCTCTCGCAGCTTTCAGACTCCGCCTATCTCTATCTCTCCGTCGGAATCATTGGCGCCACCATTGCGCCCTGGCAGCAGTTTTATCTACAGGCATCTGTCGTGGACAAAGGCACACGCCTGCGCGACCTAAAGTATTCGCAGATCGACTCCGTCGTCGGATCGGTCTTCTCCGTCGTCGTCGCGGGTTTTATCGTGATCGCCTGCGCTGCCACTCTCTACCTCCATGGATTCCGCGAGATTCACGATGCCACCGACGCCGCCCAGGCGCTGAAGCCCCTTGCCGGCAAATATGCTTACATCCTCTTCTCAGTCGGATTGCTGAATGCTTCGCTATTTGCGGCGTCTATCCTGCCGCTCTCCACGGCCTACACCGTCTCGGAGGCACTTGGTTTCGAGTCAGGATTGAACAAGAAGTTCCGCGAGGCACCCATCTTCTACGGGCTGTACACCGTTCTGATCGCTCTGGGAGCAGCGGTCATCCTGATTCCGGATTTTCCACTGGTAAAGGTCGCGGTGCTGTCGCAGGTGCTGAACGGAGTTCTGTTGCCGTTCGTGTTGGTATTCATGCTCCTGCTGGTGAACAAGACCGACCTGATGGGGAAGTACAGGAACTCGCGCGTCTATAACGTGCTCGCCTGGACGTTGACGGTCATCCTCACCGCTCTAACGACATTCATGCTGTTCCGGCAGTAG
- a CDS encoding penicillin-binding transpeptidase domain-containing protein, producing MAKVNTILGPGMHNGSRLIRLLFVVTLAAVLLMPAEAATVSNRYSKSKSQSISESSRTKKKLSQSRHSRPVAKSATKRKKSRRSVRKRRYYEHFTGNSYADNQTQNDIISGEDPIVRQAAIDALGNMNGTIVAVDPGTGRILAMVNQDLALAEGATPCSTIKLSVALAALNEGIITKDTKINLGRGYKMNLTDALAHSNNTYFEILGRRMGFEKVANYARQFGLGELAGWNITGEHLGVYPTEELDPKLGGVGKMCSFGESINMTPLQLAALTSAIANGGTLYYLQHPQTPEEVANFRPRVKRHLDIAASIPSILDGMSGAVHYGTARSVRYSFSEEEILGKTGTCSKDGTRFGWFASYANTQYGKIVVVIFLKGGRPTFGPKAAELSGKLYRALYDQNFFAVKPATDRTGTIGASQ from the coding sequence GTGGCGAAAGTAAATACCATTTTGGGACCTGGGATGCACAACGGTTCACGCCTCATTCGTCTGCTGTTCGTTGTTACGCTGGCCGCCGTACTTCTTATGCCGGCCGAGGCCGCCACTGTCTCTAACCGTTATTCGAAATCGAAGTCGCAATCTATTTCGGAATCTTCCCGCACGAAGAAGAAGTTGTCGCAATCGCGGCACAGCCGTCCGGTTGCGAAATCCGCCACCAAGCGCAAAAAGTCCAGACGCTCAGTTCGCAAGCGCCGTTACTACGAGCACTTCACGGGCAATTCGTACGCCGATAACCAGACGCAAAACGACATCATCTCCGGTGAAGATCCGATCGTGCGTCAGGCTGCCATCGATGCCTTGGGCAACATGAATGGAACCATTGTCGCCGTCGATCCTGGTACGGGTCGCATCCTGGCAATGGTGAACCAGGACCTTGCTCTTGCCGAAGGCGCAACACCCTGCTCGACTATCAAACTTTCAGTCGCGCTCGCAGCCCTGAACGAAGGCATCATCACCAAGGACACAAAGATCAACCTGGGCCGCGGCTACAAGATGAACCTTACCGACGCGCTGGCCCACTCGAACAATACTTACTTCGAAATTCTCGGCAGGCGGATGGGCTTCGAGAAGGTCGCAAACTACGCGCGCCAGTTCGGACTCGGTGAACTGGCAGGCTGGAACATTACCGGCGAACATCTCGGTGTGTACCCGACCGAAGAACTGGATCCGAAGCTCGGTGGCGTTGGCAAGATGTGCTCTTTTGGCGAGAGCATCAACATGACGCCATTGCAGCTCGCGGCTCTGACGTCTGCCATCGCCAATGGCGGGACACTGTATTACCTACAGCATCCGCAGACGCCGGAAGAAGTCGCGAATTTCCGGCCCCGCGTGAAGCGCCACCTCGATATCGCCGCTTCCATCCCGTCCATTCTCGATGGAATGTCTGGCGCCGTTCATTACGGCACCGCCCGCAGCGTGCGTTACAGCTTTAGCGAAGAAGAGATTCTCGGGAAGACCGGCACGTGCTCGAAAGACGGCACGCGCTTCGGATGGTTCGCCTCTTACGCGAACACGCAGTATGGCAAGATCGTCGTTGTCATCTTCCTGAAAGGCGGACGCCCGACGTTCGGCCCGAAAGCCGCTGAACTGTCCGGCAAGTTGTATCGCGCACTCTACGACCAGAACTTCTTTGCTGTGAAACCGGCGACCGACCGTACCGGCACCATCGGCGCTTCGCAATAA
- a CDS encoding antitoxin Xre/MbcA/ParS toxin-binding domain-containing protein has translation METQAIADVLGGRKVLGKTVKKSNDLADLVREGLPAHSISALAERMNVGQSVLSRKLGIPQRTLTRRLSHHSRLTAAESDRTVRFARVYASAVEKIGDEEKASEWLRTPNRALGGEKPFDQLDTDLGAREVEDVLGRIAYGVYS, from the coding sequence ATGGAAACCCAAGCCATTGCCGACGTACTCGGAGGCCGCAAGGTACTCGGGAAGACGGTTAAGAAGTCGAACGATCTCGCGGACCTCGTTCGAGAAGGACTGCCGGCTCACTCGATCAGCGCGCTTGCTGAGCGTATGAACGTTGGACAGAGCGTGCTGTCGCGCAAGCTTGGCATTCCGCAAAGGACGCTAACGCGCCGCCTGAGTCACCATTCACGTCTTACGGCAGCCGAGTCCGACCGTACCGTGCGTTTTGCCCGCGTCTACGCAAGTGCCGTGGAGAAGATCGGCGACGAGGAGAAGGCTTCCGAGTGGCTTCGCACGCCGAACCGTGCGCTTGGTGGCGAGAAGCCGTTTGACCAACTGGACACAGACCTTGGCGCCCGCGAAGTGGAAGACGTCCTGGGCCGTATCGCTTACGGCGTATATAGCTGA
- a CDS encoding dienelactone hydrolase family protein, with protein MSFLNSLSAILSQHQVQKTTDSFLSDNKQIRIDRFLPLAEKQFPAVIALHGSGGMRESFSDQPARMLAASGYAVFLLHYFERTDTSYATQPTILENFVPWMETISDAMTYVGTLSQVQKDRVGLIGFSLGGYLALSVGSRDPRVKAVVEFCGGLPEELAAQCAQMPPTLILHGEVDNIVPVAEAHKVEALLKKTNSAYEMKIYPAVGHFFSGLTMVDAAQKTLAFLKKHL; from the coding sequence ATGTCATTCTTAAACTCTCTTAGCGCCATCCTTTCACAGCACCAGGTCCAGAAAACTACCGACTCATTTCTGAGTGACAATAAGCAGATCCGCATCGATCGCTTTTTGCCTCTTGCCGAGAAACAGTTCCCTGCTGTCATCGCACTGCATGGTTCCGGCGGCATGCGCGAATCATTCTCGGACCAGCCTGCACGTATGCTCGCCGCCAGCGGATACGCAGTGTTCCTCCTGCATTACTTCGAGCGCACCGATACGAGCTACGCAACGCAACCCACTATTCTTGAGAACTTCGTCCCGTGGATGGAAACGATCAGCGACGCGATGACCTATGTGGGAACTCTGTCGCAAGTGCAGAAAGACCGCGTAGGCCTGATTGGATTTTCGCTCGGGGGATATCTGGCGTTGTCAGTCGGATCGCGCGATCCGCGGGTGAAGGCAGTCGTGGAATTCTGCGGAGGACTTCCGGAAGAGCTTGCCGCTCAATGTGCGCAGATGCCGCCCACGCTCATACTGCATGGCGAGGTGGACAACATCGTTCCTGTCGCGGAGGCGCACAAGGTGGAAGCTCTGCTCAAGAAGACAAACAGCGCGTACGAGATGAAGATCTACCCCGCTGTGGGGCATTTCTTCTCCGGGCTAACGATGGTGGACGCGGCACAGAAAACACTGGCGTTCCTGAAGAAGCATCTCTAA
- a CDS encoding hydroxymethylglutaryl-CoA lyase yields MTRSSNDPIKLVECPRDAWQGLKGQIPTDVKVQYLRALIGTGFKHIDAVSFVSPKAVPQMSDSEEVLKQLDPPDDVEIIGIVVNEKGVERAIATEAVKTVGFPYSISPTFLDNNQKQSLEDAVEELEKIEKKADEAGLDVVVYISMAFGNPYGDLWNVDEVVNAVELLESMDIHQISLADTVGVASPQQIADVFAAVNARFDYLEIGCHLHSRPDEAAAKVLAAYDAGCRRFDSAIGGLGGCPFAQDTLVGNIPTERMLAAFNERGIQVPIRKPLESVLAMTSDISSKFAK; encoded by the coding sequence ATGACCCGATCGTCAAATGACCCGATCAAACTGGTTGAATGTCCTCGCGATGCCTGGCAGGGCCTCAAGGGCCAAATTCCCACTGACGTCAAAGTCCAGTACCTGCGCGCTCTCATTGGCACCGGGTTCAAGCACATTGACGCCGTGTCGTTCGTTTCTCCGAAGGCCGTGCCACAGATGTCGGACTCGGAAGAGGTGCTGAAGCAACTCGATCCGCCCGATGATGTCGAGATCATCGGCATTGTCGTCAACGAGAAAGGCGTGGAGAGAGCGATTGCGACCGAAGCGGTGAAGACCGTTGGCTTCCCTTACTCGATTTCGCCGACGTTTCTTGACAATAATCAGAAGCAATCGCTGGAAGACGCGGTCGAAGAGCTGGAGAAAATCGAGAAGAAGGCGGACGAGGCTGGACTCGACGTCGTCGTTTACATCTCGATGGCATTCGGCAACCCGTATGGCGATTTGTGGAATGTGGACGAGGTGGTGAACGCCGTGGAACTGCTCGAGTCGATGGACATCCACCAGATCTCGCTGGCGGATACCGTTGGTGTTGCATCGCCGCAGCAGATCGCCGACGTCTTTGCCGCCGTGAACGCCCGCTTTGACTACCTCGAGATCGGGTGCCACCTGCACAGCCGTCCCGACGAAGCCGCGGCCAAGGTGCTCGCCGCCTATGACGCCGGATGCCGCCGGTTCGACTCGGCCATTGGCGGGTTGGGCGGATGCCCCTTCGCGCAGGACACGCTGGTCGGAAATATCCCGACGGAACGCATGCTTGCAGCGTTCAACGAGCGCGGCATTCAGGTGCCGATCCGGAAGCCGCTGGAGAGCGTGCTAGCGATGACTTCCGACATCTCGTCGAAGTTCGCGAAATAG
- a CDS encoding acyl-CoA carboxylase subunit beta produces MSETATSSNVLPSKIDPTSQRFEKNMRAMADLVYQLRNEEEQLVLGGGKKAIESQHQKKRLTARERLNLLLDPGTELFELGLYAAFGMYEEWGGAPCAGVITGLGKIHGRTFMIIANDATVKAGAFFPMTAKKVIRAQNIAIDNHIPTIYLVDSAGVFLPLQEDVFPDTDDFGRVFRNNAVMSAKGIPQIAAIMGMCVAGGGYLPVMCDHVLMTDGSGLFLAGPALVQAAIGQKVSAEELGGAEMHSAISGTVDYHEPNDESCLKRIRSLVEKMGARPRAPFDHINKVDPPLYAPEELYGIYQSNPTQPYDMKEIVARIVDGSRFDEYRAEYGKTLICGFARIGGHAVGIVANQAAHQHQTDEQGHKRVEFGRVIYTESAEKASRFIMDCNQNLVPLVFLHDVNGFMVGRDAEWSGIIKAGAKMVNAVSNSVVPKIAVIIGGSFGAGHYAMCGKAYDPRFIFAWPTARYSVMSGESAAGTLVEIKIKQLERNGHKLSETDRKKLYDEVKNTYDQQMNPRYGAARLWLDAIIDPLDTRDAIIAALTAATLNPEVPKFSVGVLQT; encoded by the coding sequence ATGAGCGAAACCGCCACTTCCAGCAACGTTCTCCCCAGCAAAATTGATCCCACGTCGCAGCGCTTCGAAAAGAACATGCGCGCCATGGCCGACCTTGTCTATCAGCTCCGAAACGAGGAAGAGCAACTCGTTCTCGGCGGAGGAAAGAAGGCCATCGAATCCCAGCATCAGAAGAAGCGGTTGACTGCCCGCGAGCGCCTGAACCTGCTGCTGGATCCCGGCACCGAATTATTTGAGCTTGGGCTTTATGCGGCATTCGGGATGTATGAGGAATGGGGCGGCGCTCCGTGCGCTGGGGTGATTACAGGGCTTGGCAAAATCCATGGCCGCACATTCATGATCATCGCCAATGACGCGACGGTAAAAGCCGGCGCGTTCTTTCCGATGACGGCCAAGAAAGTGATTCGTGCGCAGAACATTGCCATCGACAACCACATCCCCACGATTTACCTGGTGGACTCGGCAGGCGTGTTCCTGCCGCTGCAGGAAGATGTCTTCCCCGATACCGATGACTTTGGCCGCGTCTTCCGCAACAACGCCGTGATGTCGGCGAAGGGCATTCCGCAGATCGCAGCCATCATGGGCATGTGCGTAGCCGGCGGCGGATATCTGCCGGTGATGTGCGACCACGTACTGATGACCGACGGCAGCGGTCTGTTTCTTGCCGGACCGGCGTTGGTACAAGCGGCGATCGGACAGAAAGTTTCCGCCGAAGAACTGGGCGGCGCGGAGATGCACTCGGCGATCAGCGGCACCGTGGACTACCACGAACCAAACGACGAATCGTGCCTGAAACGGATTCGCTCTCTGGTGGAGAAGATGGGTGCGCGTCCACGGGCACCATTCGATCACATCAACAAGGTCGATCCGCCGTTGTACGCGCCGGAAGAACTATATGGAATCTACCAATCGAATCCCACGCAGCCGTACGACATGAAGGAGATCGTCGCGCGCATTGTGGACGGCTCGCGTTTCGATGAGTACAGGGCCGAATACGGCAAGACGCTGATCTGCGGATTCGCGCGCATCGGCGGCCATGCGGTTGGAATCGTAGCGAACCAGGCCGCGCACCAGCACCAGACGGATGAGCAGGGCCACAAGCGCGTGGAGTTCGGGCGCGTGATCTACACCGAGTCGGCAGAAAAGGCTTCGCGCTTCATCATGGACTGCAACCAGAACCTGGTGCCGCTGGTCTTCCTGCACGACGTGAACGGCTTCATGGTCGGACGCGACGCAGAGTGGAGCGGCATTATCAAAGCCGGCGCGAAGATGGTGAATGCCGTCTCGAATTCAGTGGTGCCGAAGATCGCAGTCATCATCGGCGGTTCGTTCGGCGCCGGGCATTATGCTATGTGCGGCAAGGCCTACGATCCGCGCTTCATCTTCGCGTGGCCAACGGCGCGCTACTCGGTGATGAGTGGCGAGTCGGCGGCGGGAACGCTGGTGGAAATCAAGATCAAGCAATTGGAACGCAATGGCCACAAGCTCAGCGAAACCGATCGCAAGAAACTTTACGACGAAGTGAAGAACACCTACGACCAGCAGATGAACCCGCGTTACGGCGCGGCACGGCTATGGCTGGACGCCATCATTGATCCTCTGGACACGCGCGACGCGATTATCGCGGCACTAACGGCTGCGACGCTAAACCCCGAGGTGCCGAAGTTCAGCGTGGGAGTGCTGCAGACGTAA
- a CDS encoding RES family NAD+ phosphorylase, with translation MRFWRICRQRFAADAATGEGARLFGGRWNSRGVSVVYASTSLALAAIETFVNLEPNLRPKDLVSVAGEIPDSLEVLKVALESLPANWRRSREESLRKIGDAWVREGLTVALLVPSAAIRGEWNLLLNPAHREFARVKFEKPEPFEFDLRMFR, from the coding sequence ATGCGCTTCTGGCGGATTTGTCGTCAGCGGTTTGCCGCAGACGCGGCGACCGGGGAAGGCGCCCGTCTGTTCGGAGGCCGATGGAACAGCCGCGGCGTATCGGTTGTTTATGCCTCCACTTCCCTTGCCCTCGCCGCGATTGAGACGTTCGTAAACCTTGAGCCGAACCTGCGTCCGAAGGACCTGGTGTCCGTTGCCGGCGAAATTCCCGATAGCCTCGAGGTCTTGAAGGTGGCGCTGGAAAGCTTGCCCGCAAACTGGAGGCGATCACGAGAGGAATCGCTGCGAAAGATTGGCGACGCCTGGGTGCGCGAAGGCCTGACCGTCGCGCTACTCGTTCCTTCGGCCGCAATTCGTGGAGAATGGAACCTGCTGCTGAATCCCGCTCATCGGGAGTTTGCGCGCGTGAAATTCGAGAAGCCTGAACCTTTCGAGTTTGACCTGCGGATGTTCCGGTAA